A genomic segment from Treponema sp. Marseille-Q3903 encodes:
- the rpoB gene encoding DNA-directed RNA polymerase subunit beta, which translates to MFAKTRTINRQYIGKDIQQAMDVPNLISIQTSSYESFLQSETLKKGEKPLDQGLQNVFNSTFPIESPNGDMLLEYEFYELDWENQKFSEFECKQKGLTYSVPLKARINLNFLQTGAILQKDIYMGDIPLMTDRGTFVINGAERVVVSQIHRSPGVIFCHDKGVYSSRIIPYRGSWLEFEIDQKKELIFAKIDRKKKILGTVFLRALGYSTREEIIRCFYDVEDVKVEKGDALVDKVLSSAVIVKGEDGEEKRLFNAGIKLHPHDIDELVANDVEKISVIKFDSRSGSNVDEKNTSLDSQMIINCFEREEVKFVKEGSIDNEPTKEDCLAAVYAILQPGEPMTVDQAEKDLNSMFFSERRYDLGRVGRYKLNKKFEYKDDVKDFTLIKDDIINTMKFLIKVYIDEEQIDDIDHLGNRRIRSVGELMTNQLKSAFARMERIARERMSLKETDTMKPQDLISIKPIVQSIKEFFGSSQLSQFMDQINPLAELTHKRRLNALGPGGLSRDRAGFEVRDVHYSHYGRMCPIETPEGPNIGLIVSLAMYTKINDYGFLEAPYRKVVDGKATNEVEYLSAMDEDKYNIGQVVEGMKNDGSFPTETIPCRNRGNYTQRAQKDIQYIDVSPRQVISVSASLIPFLEHDDANRALMGCNMQRQAVPLLFPEPPHVGTGMERKCAYDSGVLIKAKRDGEVVFVSSTCVKVQVNGSNEIDEYTLLKYQRTNNDTCNHQRPTVEVGEKVKAGDVLADGTATFNGELALGRNILVGFVPWNGYNYEDAVLISQRVVREDMYTSIHIKEFQIEIRETKLGPERITRDIPNTAEKALANLDSDGIIRIGAKVRSGDILVGKVTPKSETETTPEFKLLNSIFGEKAKEVRDSSLRVPHGIEGVVIDIQQMSRLEGDDLLPGVNKVVKVIIANKRKLREGDKMAGRHGNKGVVSRILPIEDMPYLEDGTPLDVCLNPLGVPSRMNIGQILESELGIAGKYLNEFYESPVFQSPSQKMIEEKLDEANKAVAGTGLHISNDCKQIVHDGRTGEPFINPIFVGVIYYMKLHHLVDDKMHARSTGPYSLVTQQPLGGKAQFGGQRLGEMEVWALEAYGAANTLQEMMTIKSDDMNGRSKIYESIVKGDPSSPIGVPESFNVLVQELRGLALDFTIYDAKGKQIALTERDQELIDKTAATPGSFDKEDTNA; encoded by the coding sequence TCTCCAGAAAGATATTTATATGGGCGATATTCCGCTTATGACAGATCGCGGTACTTTTGTTATCAACGGAGCGGAACGCGTTGTTGTTTCTCAGATTCACCGTTCACCGGGAGTTATTTTCTGTCACGATAAAGGTGTTTATTCATCTCGCATAATCCCTTACCGCGGTTCATGGCTTGAATTTGAAATAGATCAGAAAAAAGAATTGATTTTTGCAAAAATAGACCGCAAAAAGAAAATTCTTGGAACTGTGTTCTTACGTGCGCTCGGATATTCTACACGTGAAGAAATCATCCGCTGTTTTTACGATGTTGAAGACGTAAAAGTTGAAAAAGGCGATGCGCTTGTAGACAAAGTTCTCTCTTCTGCAGTTATCGTCAAAGGTGAGGACGGCGAAGAAAAACGTTTGTTCAACGCCGGTATTAAGCTTCACCCACACGATATTGATGAACTTGTTGCAAATGATGTTGAAAAAATCAGCGTAATCAAGTTTGATTCACGCAGCGGTTCAAATGTTGATGAGAAAAATACATCTCTCGATTCTCAGATGATAATCAATTGTTTTGAACGCGAAGAAGTAAAATTTGTAAAAGAAGGTTCTATCGATAACGAGCCAACAAAAGAAGATTGTCTTGCGGCAGTTTATGCAATTTTACAGCCTGGAGAACCGATGACTGTCGATCAGGCTGAAAAAGATTTGAATTCGATGTTCTTTTCTGAACGCAGATATGACCTCGGACGCGTTGGTCGCTACAAGCTGAACAAAAAATTTGAATATAAAGATGATGTTAAAGACTTTACTCTTATAAAAGACGATATCATCAACACGATGAAATTCCTCATAAAAGTTTATATTGATGAGGAGCAGATTGACGATATCGACCACCTTGGAAACCGTCGTATTCGTTCTGTAGGTGAATTGATGACAAATCAATTGAAATCAGCTTTTGCTCGCATGGAACGCATAGCGCGCGAACGCATGAGCCTAAAAGAAACAGATACTATGAAACCGCAGGATTTGATTTCTATCAAACCTATCGTCCAGTCGATCAAAGAATTCTTTGGCTCATCTCAGTTGTCTCAATTTATGGATCAGATCAACCCACTTGCAGAGCTTACACACAAACGCCGTCTGAACGCTCTAGGGCCTGGAGGTCTTTCTCGCGATCGTGCAGGGTTTGAAGTTCGTGACGTACACTATTCGCATTACGGCAGAATGTGTCCAATTGAGACTCCTGAAGGTCCAAACATCGGTTTGATTGTTTCTTTGGCTATGTATACGAAAATCAACGATTATGGATTTTTGGAAGCTCCGTATCGCAAAGTTGTAGATGGAAAAGCTACTAACGAAGTTGAATATCTATCTGCGATGGATGAAGATAAATACAATATTGGGCAGGTTGTTGAAGGAATGAAAAACGATGGCTCATTCCCGACAGAAACGATTCCTTGTCGTAACCGAGGTAACTATACTCAGCGTGCTCAAAAAGATATTCAATATATCGACGTTTCTCCACGTCAGGTAATTTCCGTTTCGGCTTCATTGATTCCATTCCTTGAACACGACGATGCTAACCGTGCGTTGATGGGTTGTAACATGCAGCGTCAGGCTGTTCCTCTTTTGTTCCCGGAACCTCCTCATGTAGGTACTGGAATGGAAAGAAAATGTGCATACGATTCAGGCGTCCTTATAAAAGCTAAACGTGATGGCGAAGTTGTATTTGTTTCGAGCACATGCGTAAAAGTTCAGGTCAACGGTTCAAATGAAATCGATGAGTATACATTGCTGAAATATCAGAGGACGAACAACGATACTTGTAACCATCAGAGACCTACAGTTGAAGTTGGCGAAAAGGTAAAAGCCGGCGATGTTCTTGCGGACGGTACAGCTACTTTTAACGGAGAGCTAGCACTCGGACGCAACATCCTCGTTGGATTTGTTCCATGGAACGGTTACAACTATGAAGATGCCGTACTTATTTCACAGCGTGTAGTTCGTGAAGACATGTACACTTCTATTCATATCAAAGAATTCCAGATTGAAATTCGTGAAACAAAACTCGGCCCGGAACGGATTACTCGTGATATTCCTAACACTGCCGAAAAGGCTCTCGCAAACCTCGATTCTGACGGTATTATCAGAATCGGTGCTAAAGTTCGCTCAGGCGATATTCTTGTCGGTAAAGTCACTCCAAAATCGGAGACGGAAACAACTCCTGAATTCAAACTTTTGAACTCGATTTTCGGTGAAAAAGCAAAAGAAGTTCGCGATTCTTCACTCCGCGTTCCACACGGAATCGAAGGTGTTGTAATCGATATCCAGCAGATGAGCAGGCTCGAAGGCGATGACCTTCTTCCGGGCGTAAACAAAGTTGTCAAAGTAATTATCGCAAACAAGCGAAAACTTCGTGAAGGAGACAAAATGGCTGGACGGCACGGAAATAAAGGTGTCGTTTCAAGAATTCTTCCTATCGAAGATATGCCATACTTGGAAGACGGAACTCCGCTCGATGTCTGCTTGAATCCGCTTGGTGTACCTTCTCGTATGAACATTGGACAAATTCTTGAGTCTGAGCTCGGAATTGCCGGTAAATATTTGAACGAATTCTATGAATCGCCTGTATTCCAATCGCCTTCTCAGAAGATGATTGAAGAAAAACTCGACGAAGCAAACAAAGCCGTTGCAGGAACAGGTCTTCATATTTCTAATGATTGTAAACAGATTGTCCACGATGGAAGAACTGGTGAGCCGTTTATCAACCCGATTTTCGTTGGAGTTATCTACTATATGAAATTGCACCACTTGGTTGATGATAAGATGCACGCTCGTTCAACAGGTCCATACTCTCTCGTTACTCAGCAGCCGCTCGGTGGTAAAGCTCAGTTCGGTGGTCAACGACTTGGAGAAATGGAAGTTTGGGCGCTCGAAGCATACGGTGCTGCAAACACATTGCAGGAGATGATGACAATTAAATCGGACGATATGAACGGACGTTCAAAGATTTATGAATCTATTGTCAAAGGCGATCCATCATCTCCAATCGGTGTTCCGGAATCATTCAACGTATTGGTTCAGGAACTTCGCGGTTTAGCTCTTGATTTCACTATTTACGATGCTAAGGGTAAACAGATTGCTCTTACAGAACGCGATCAGGAACTAATTGATAAAACAGCAGCAACTCCAGGCAGTTTTGATAAGGAGGATACAAATGCGTGA
- the rpoC gene encoding DNA-directed RNA polymerase subunit beta' has product MRDVQDFDSLKIKLASPETIRAWSYGEVLKPETINYRTLRPETEGLFSEKIFGTTKEWECYCGKFKSIRYKGVICDRCGVEVTHFKVRRERTGHIELAAPVSHIWYYRSVPSRMGLLLDMQVAQLRSVLYYERYVVIEPGDTDLKKGELLTEEKYQDCVEHYGNSFVADMGAEAIKTMLERLDLDELAKELRAKMIEKGAKSDKRLLRRIEIVENFRASGNKVSWMILDVIPVIPPELRPMVQLDGGRFATSDLNDLYRRVINRNNRLKRLQSLSAPDIIIRNEKRMLQEAVDALFDNTKRKRAVKGASNRPLKSISDLLKGKQGRFRLNLLGKRVDYSGRSVIVVGPELKLWQCGLPTKMALELFKPFLMKKLVDKDVVCNIKKAKMLVEQESPEVYAILDEVVREHPVMLNRAPTLHRLGIQAFEPVLVEGKALKLHPLACKAFNADFDGDQMAIHVPLTQAAQMECWTLMLSARNLLDPANGKTIVAPSQDMVLGIYYMTAIKPNAKGTGKRFSTPEEVRMAAEVGAIEWQALIKVPAPKDSFDASSLKVKGDEGFVQGTQTPFKKGDLIETSAGRLAFNEAMPDEIEYVNRQMFDKSLKKMIEHVYHTKGSWLTIRMHDAIKDVGYKSATFYGATLCMKDILVPEAKTEIMKKANKEAEDYIAQYEKGVITGEERYQKVTNLWARTNDNLTKIMMDNLEKDKHGFNTIYMMAKSGARGSRGQISQLAAMRGLMTKPNGDIIELPIKSNFYEGLSVIEYFISTNASRKGLSDTALKTADAGYMTRRLVDVAQDVVVNEEDCKTINGIDYSAIKEGDEVKVPLRERIEGHYTIERVVNPKGELICDVNQYIDEEMAKKIEDAGVEKVKLRTVLTCEAKHGICVKCYGKNLARNKIVEIGEAVGIIAAQSIGQPGTQLTLRTFHSGGAAEMSTDDNKIVLKFDAFIKSVEGTHVEKDGKWLFTRKGSMTVIRILDKINIEKDDKVLVEDGTSLMRGDVIMTHKGKSVVSGYIGRVKIDGDIIYIISKDQKIEISNGSSIFAKAGSIVKKGETIGEFEQFIEPIIAESDGYIHYEDVILGSTLEEKVDIQTGKSELYITDLHLDIKQPRIVITDEAGNPQGNYFLPAGAIILVHDKAPVKAGDMIAKMNKEAQKSQDITGGLPRVSELFEARKPKNPCVLAQISGTVEFKDVRKGKRVINVTDEFGKKFEHLVPLTKRMIVRDGDKVEAGEQLCAGSPNPQDVLAILGENALQNYLMDEIQAVYRQQGVDINDKHIGIIVRQMLRKVEIIAVGDTKFIFGLQVDKYKFHEENNRVIAEGGQPAIGRPMFQGITKASLGVDSFISAASFQETTRVLTNAAISGAKDGLHGIKENVAIGHMIPAGTGIKNYRGIKLFDDSDKDLDVQMNEILEKRRLEAETESKLEEPSFETDDND; this is encoded by the coding sequence ATGCGTGATGTACAGGATTTTGACAGCTTAAAAATTAAGCTAGCTTCTCCGGAGACTATAAGGGCTTGGTCTTATGGTGAAGTTTTGAAACCTGAAACTATAAATTACAGAACACTTCGTCCTGAAACTGAAGGTCTTTTCAGTGAAAAAATCTTTGGTACAACAAAGGAATGGGAATGTTACTGTGGAAAATTTAAATCTATTCGTTACAAAGGCGTTATTTGTGACCGTTGTGGTGTTGAAGTAACTCATTTCAAAGTTCGCCGTGAACGAACAGGTCATATTGAACTTGCAGCTCCTGTAAGTCATATCTGGTATTATCGTTCCGTTCCAAGCCGCATGGGTCTTTTGCTTGACATGCAGGTTGCACAGCTTCGTTCTGTCCTTTACTACGAAAGGTACGTCGTGATTGAGCCGGGTGACACAGATTTGAAAAAAGGCGAACTGCTTACAGAAGAAAAGTATCAGGATTGTGTTGAACATTATGGAAACTCTTTTGTTGCAGATATGGGTGCTGAGGCAATTAAAACTATGCTTGAACGCCTTGACCTCGATGAACTCGCAAAAGAGCTCCGTGCTAAGATGATTGAAAAAGGCGCAAAATCGGATAAGAGATTGCTTCGCCGTATTGAAATTGTCGAAAATTTCCGAGCATCTGGAAATAAAGTTTCGTGGATGATTCTCGATGTAATTCCGGTAATTCCTCCAGAGCTTCGCCCTATGGTTCAGCTCGACGGTGGTCGTTTTGCGACATCGGATTTGAACGATTTGTACAGACGTGTGATAAACAGAAATAATCGTCTTAAGAGACTTCAGTCGCTTTCTGCTCCTGATATCATAATTCGCAATGAAAAACGCATGCTCCAGGAAGCTGTTGATGCGCTGTTCGACAACACAAAACGTAAGAGAGCCGTAAAAGGAGCTTCTAACCGTCCTCTTAAATCAATTTCTGATTTGCTCAAAGGTAAACAGGGACGTTTCCGATTGAACTTGCTTGGTAAACGTGTTGACTACTCAGGGCGTTCTGTAATTGTTGTTGGACCTGAATTAAAATTGTGGCAGTGCGGTCTTCCTACAAAAATGGCACTCGAATTGTTCAAGCCGTTTTTGATGAAAAAACTCGTCGATAAGGACGTTGTTTGTAACATTAAAAAAGCAAAAATGCTCGTTGAACAGGAATCTCCGGAAGTTTATGCGATCCTTGACGAGGTTGTACGAGAGCATCCTGTTATGTTAAACCGAGCGCCAACTCTTCACCGACTTGGTATTCAGGCTTTTGAACCGGTTTTGGTAGAAGGTAAAGCTCTTAAGCTTCATCCTCTTGCTTGTAAAGCGTTTAACGCCGACTTTGATGGTGACCAGATGGCTATCCACGTTCCTCTTACACAGGCTGCACAGATGGAATGTTGGACATTGATGCTTTCTGCACGTAACTTGCTTGACCCTGCTAACGGAAAGACAATCGTCGCTCCTTCTCAGGATATGGTACTTGGTATTTACTATATGACTGCCATTAAGCCGAATGCTAAAGGAACCGGAAAACGTTTTTCTACTCCTGAAGAAGTGCGAATGGCAGCTGAAGTCGGCGCAATTGAATGGCAGGCGCTCATAAAAGTTCCTGCTCCTAAAGATTCGTTCGACGCATCTTCTCTTAAAGTTAAAGGTGACGAAGGTTTTGTTCAGGGGACTCAGACTCCATTCAAAAAAGGAGATTTGATTGAAACTTCTGCCGGACGTCTTGCATTCAACGAAGCAATGCCTGATGAAATTGAATATGTAAACCGCCAGATGTTCGATAAATCTCTAAAAAAGATGATAGAACATGTTTATCATACGAAAGGTTCTTGGCTTACAATCAGGATGCATGACGCAATCAAAGATGTCGGTTACAAAAGCGCAACATTCTACGGTGCAACGCTTTGTATGAAAGATATCCTCGTGCCTGAAGCTAAGACTGAAATCATGAAAAAGGCTAACAAAGAAGCTGAAGATTACATCGCTCAGTATGAAAAAGGTGTCATCACCGGTGAAGAACGATATCAGAAAGTTACAAACCTTTGGGCTCGTACAAATGATAACTTGACTAAGATAATGATGGATAACCTTGAAAAAGATAAGCATGGATTCAATACAATCTACATGATGGCAAAATCAGGTGCCCGCGGTTCTCGCGGACAGATTTCGCAGCTTGCCGCAATGCGCGGTTTGATGACTAAGCCTAACGGAGATATCATCGAACTTCCTATTAAATCAAATTTCTACGAAGGGCTTTCGGTTATAGAATACTTTATTTCAACAAACGCATCTCGTAAAGGTCTTTCTGATACCGCTTTAAAGACAGCCGATGCAGGTTACATGACCCGCCGTCTCGTCGACGTTGCTCAGGATGTCGTTGTCAATGAAGAAGATTGTAAGACAATCAACGGTATCGATTACTCTGCTATAAAAGAGGGCGATGAAGTAAAAGTTCCTCTTAGAGAAAGAATTGAAGGTCATTACACAATCGAACGTGTTGTCAATCCAAAAGGTGAATTGATTTGCGATGTAAACCAGTATATCGACGAAGAAATGGCTAAGAAGATTGAGGATGCCGGTGTTGAAAAAGTAAAACTCAGGACTGTACTCACTTGTGAAGCTAAACACGGAATCTGTGTAAAATGCTACGGTAAAAACCTTGCAAGAAATAAAATTGTTGAAATCGGTGAGGCTGTAGGTATTATTGCAGCTCAATCAATCGGTCAGCCTGGTACTCAGTTGACACTTAGAACGTTCCACTCAGGTGGTGCTGCCGAAATGTCTACAGACGACAACAAAATTGTCCTCAAGTTCGATGCATTCATCAAGAGCGTCGAAGGAACTCATGTTGAAAAAGATGGAAAATGGCTGTTTACACGAAAAGGAAGCATGACAGTAATCCGTATTCTAGACAAAATCAACATTGAAAAAGATGATAAAGTTCTTGTAGAAGACGGAACAAGCCTCATGCGCGGCGATGTTATCATGACTCACAAAGGCAAAAGCGTTGTGTCAGGATATATCGGACGAGTAAAAATCGACGGCGACATAATCTATATAATCAGCAAAGACCAGAAGATTGAAATTTCAAACGGTTCTTCAATTTTTGCAAAGGCTGGAAGCATTGTAAAAAAAGGCGAAACAATCGGTGAGTTTGAACAGTTTATTGAACCGATCATTGCCGAAAGCGACGGTTATATTCATTATGAAGACGTAATTCTCGGCTCTACGCTTGAAGAAAAAGTCGACATTCAAACAGGAAAATCGGAACTATATATCACAGATTTGCATCTTGATATAAAGCAGCCACGCATCGTGATTACAGATGAAGCGGGAAACCCTCAAGGTAACTACTTCTTGCCAGCAGGGGCAATCATCCTTGTTCATGACAAAGCTCCTGTAAAAGCCGGAGATATGATTGCTAAAATGAACAAAGAGGCACAGAAATCTCAGGATATTACAGGTGGTCTTCCTCGTGTATCTGAATTGTTCGAAGCTCGCAAACCGAAAAATCCTTGTGTACTTGCACAGATTTCCGGTACTGTTGAATTTAAGGACGTTCGCAAAGGAAAACGCGTAATCAACGTTACAGATGAATTCGGTAAAAAGTTTGAACACCTTGTTCCTCTTACAAAACGTATGATTGTCCGAGATGGCGATAAAGTTGAAGCTGGAGAGCAGCTGTGTGCAGGTTCTCCAAATCCACAGGATGTACTCGCAATACTCGGTGAAAATGCTTTGCAGAATTACCTGATGGATGAAATTCAGGCTGTATACCGTCAGCAAGGTGTTGATATCAATGATAAGCACATCGGAATTATAGTTCGTCAGATGCTCCGCAAGGTAGAAATCATCGCCGTAGGAGATACAAAATTCATCTTTGGATTGCAGGTTGATAAATATAAGTTCCATGAAGAAAACAACCGTGTAATCGCTGAAGGTGGTCAACCGGCAATCGGTCGTCCGATGTTCCAAGGTATTACAAAGGCTTCTCTAGGAGTTGATTCGTTTATATCTGCTGCATCATTCCAGGAAACAACACGCGTCCTTACAAACGCCGCTATCTCTGGAGCTAAAGATGGTTTGCACGGTATCAAAGAAAATGTTGCAATCGGTCACATGATTCCGGCAGGGACTGGAATTAAAAATTATCGGGGAATAAAGTTGTTCGATGACAGCGACAAAGACCTTGATGTTCAGATGAACGAAATTCTTGAAAAGCGCCGTCTCGAAGCAGAGACAGAATCAAAACTTGAAGAACCTAGTTTTGAAACTGACGACAACGACTGA
- the rpsL gene encoding 30S ribosomal protein S12 has product MPTINQLIHQGRKTAANRTKAPALDSCPQKRGVCTRVMTMTPKKPNSALRKIARVRLSNGIEVTAYIPGIGHNLQEHSVVLVRGGRVKDLPGVRYHIIRGTKDTLGVEDRKRGRSKYGAKKPKA; this is encoded by the coding sequence ATGCCTACAATTAATCAATTAATTCATCAGGGTCGTAAAACTGCTGCTAACAGGACTAAAGCTCCCGCACTTGATTCTTGTCCGCAGAAACGTGGAGTTTGTACACGTGTTATGACTATGACACCTAAAAAACCAAACTCAGCTCTTCGTAAGATTGCTCGTGTTCGTTTGTCAAATGGTATTGAAGTTACTGCATATATTCCTGGTATTGGACATAACTTGCAGGAACACTCGGTTGTATTAGTACGCGGTGGTCGTGTAAAAGACCTTCCTGGTGTACGCTATCACATTATTCGTGGTACAAAAGATACTCTTGGCGTTGAAGATCGCAAACGCGGTCGTTCAAAATATGGTGCTAAGAAACCAAAGGCTTAA
- the rpsG gene encoding 30S ribosomal protein S7, protein MGRHKKSIERPLMPDVKYNSKVVSKFVCRMMLDGKKDTCTKLVYQAMDNLKAKTEKDPLEVLLKALENVKPMVEVKSRRVGGATYQVPMEIRETRREALAMRWIIEAARSRSGHGMAETLAAELLDAYNNTGTAYKKREDVHKMAEANKAFAHYRW, encoded by the coding sequence ATGGGAAGACATAAAAAATCAATCGAACGTCCATTGATGCCGGATGTTAAATACAATTCAAAAGTAGTTTCAAAGTTCGTGTGCCGTATGATGTTGGACGGAAAAAAAGATACTTGCACTAAACTTGTTTATCAAGCAATGGATAATCTCAAAGCCAAAACTGAAAAAGATCCTTTAGAGGTGCTTCTCAAGGCTCTTGAAAATGTAAAACCGATGGTTGAAGTAAAATCTCGCCGTGTTGGTGGTGCAACATATCAAGTTCCAATGGAAATCCGCGAGACACGCCGTGAAGCACTTGCTATGCGATGGATTATCGAAGCTGCTCGTTCAAGAAGCGGACACGGTATGGCAGAAACGTTGGCTGCAGAACTCCTTGATGCTTACAATAATACCGGTACAGCATATAAGAAGCGTGAAGATGTTCACAAAATGGCTGAAGCAAACAAAGCTTTTGCTCATTACAGATGGTAG
- a CDS encoding aromatic acid exporter family protein, whose amino-acid sequence MVLKIINSVKIILAAIIAILIARLLKLDYAIAAGIVAILSVQPTKRETLKTGLSRFYAFVIALVISYFCYHLIGFTTLAFFIYVILFIFICQIFGWHSAMAMDSVLISHFINFGRMGFAEIKNEILLFVIGVGMGVIANLTLRKKASYIEQLKTEADDLIRQTLCGMSKRILDINFVDDDEKCFEKLDAAITKAEIIAAENYNNQFCKKDVYDLEYIAMRKEQKEVLIEIFKCIVELKTVPKTANLVSEFLKKVSVEYEKNNDVEELLKELHSIQNMMKEKPLPVERLEFEDRAILFMILKRTEEFLGIKNRFMKNLLQL is encoded by the coding sequence ATGGTTCTAAAGATAATCAATTCTGTAAAAATAATACTCGCCGCGATAATTGCAATTTTAATCGCTCGTCTTTTGAAACTAGATTATGCGATTGCGGCGGGAATTGTTGCGATTCTGTCTGTTCAACCGACAAAAAGAGAAACTCTCAAAACAGGACTCTCGCGTTTTTATGCGTTTGTTATCGCACTCGTCATATCGTATTTCTGCTATCACCTGATTGGGTTTACAACTCTTGCATTTTTTATTTACGTTATACTTTTTATTTTTATCTGTCAGATTTTCGGCTGGCATTCTGCAATGGCAATGGATTCGGTTTTAATATCTCATTTTATTAATTTTGGTCGGATGGGCTTTGCCGAAATAAAAAATGAAATTCTTCTTTTTGTAATCGGGGTTGGTATGGGTGTCATTGCAAATCTCACTCTGCGAAAAAAAGCGAGTTACATTGAACAGCTAAAAACGGAAGCTGATGATTTGATTCGGCAGACACTTTGCGGGATGTCAAAACGCATTTTAGATATAAATTTTGTTGATGATGACGAGAAATGCTTTGAAAAACTCGATGCCGCAATAACAAAGGCAGAGATAATCGCTGCAGAAAACTATAATAATCAGTTTTGTAAAAAAGATGTCTACGATTTGGAATATATTGCGATGCGCAAAGAACAGAAAGAAGTCTTGATTGAAATTTTTAAATGCATTGTCGAATTGAAGACTGTCCCTAAAACTGCAAACCTCGTCTCGGAATTCCTAAAAAAAGTCAGCGTTGAGTACGAAAAAAATAACGATGTTGAAGAACTGCTCAAAGAGTTGCACTCAATTCAGAATATGATGAAAGAAAAGCCTCTGCCGGTCGAACGTTTGGAGTTTGAAGACAGGGCAATTCTGTTTATGATTCTTAAAAGGACTGAAGAATTTCTTGGAATTAAAAATCGGTTTATGAAAAATCTACTCCAACTCTAA
- a CDS encoding alpha-amylase family glycosyl hydrolase: MKNTIFSDKFFYHIYPLGLFNCPEHNDFSCPAGNGFEKLSGELPRLKELGVNALYIGPVFESTKHGYDTVDYYNIDRRLGNNEKFADFCKKAHDFGFSIVLDAVFNHTGRDFFAFKDIQQNGENSPYKDWYLNLHFGRRSAYGDNFDYDGWAGCKDLVKLNVENHAVQEHIFGAVKFWIDNFKIDGIRLDAADVLSKSFLDNLSHFCKSINQNFWLMGEVVHGDYNDWAKENRLDSVTNYQLYKGMWSSFNDGNFFEVAYNLNREFGDVKDGGLYNYSSLYNFLDNHDVNRIASTVNQPEFLYPLYGMLFTVPGIPSIYYGSEYGIKGKRTEHSDKQLRPSLPPFSDIPDYAHPETDSKALSGTIKKFSQIRKENAELQIGSYRQIAVQNKQFMYSRNLENKEIIVAINSEDKDAEIANNLTGRYRDLLTSEEFTGDNLTKLKVSPFWLRILKKI, encoded by the coding sequence ATGAAAAACACTATTTTTTCAGATAAATTCTTTTATCACATCTATCCTCTCGGGCTTTTTAACTGCCCTGAACACAACGACTTTTCTTGCCCTGCCGGCAACGGCTTTGAAAAACTTTCAGGAGAGCTTCCTCGATTGAAAGAACTCGGCGTAAATGCTTTATATATCGGACCGGTTTTTGAATCGACAAAACACGGATACGACACAGTCGATTATTACAATATAGACAGAAGACTTGGAAACAACGAAAAATTTGCCGATTTTTGTAAAAAAGCGCATGATTTCGGGTTTTCAATTGTTTTAGACGCTGTTTTCAATCACACAGGTCGCGACTTTTTCGCTTTCAAAGACATCCAACAAAACGGTGAAAATTCGCCGTATAAAGACTGGTATTTAAATCTTCATTTTGGCAGAAGAAGCGCTTATGGAGACAATTTTGATTACGATGGCTGGGCGGGCTGTAAAGATCTCGTAAAATTAAACGTAGAAAATCATGCGGTTCAAGAGCACATATTCGGTGCGGTAAAATTTTGGATCGACAATTTCAAAATCGATGGAATTCGGCTCGACGCTGCTGACGTTCTTTCAAAAAGTTTTTTGGACAACCTTTCGCATTTCTGCAAATCAATAAATCAAAATTTCTGGCTTATGGGAGAAGTTGTTCACGGCGACTACAACGATTGGGCTAAAGAAAATCGCCTCGACAGTGTTACAAATTATCAACTTTACAAAGGAATGTGGTCGAGTTTTAATGACGGCAATTTTTTTGAAGTTGCATATAACCTGAACCGCGAATTTGGAGATGTAAAAGATGGAGGTCTATACAATTATTCATCTTTATACAACTTTTTAGACAACCACGATGTAAACAGAATCGCTTCAACTGTAAATCAGCCTGAATTTTTATATCCGCTTTATGGAATGCTTTTTACAGTCCCGGGAATCCCGTCAATTTACTATGGAAGCGAATACGGAATTAAAGGAAAGCGCACAGAACATTCTGACAAGCAGTTGCGTCCGTCTTTGCCGCCTTTTTCAGATATTCCTGATTATGCCCACCCAGAGACAGATTCAAAGGCGCTTTCCGGCACGATAAAAAAGTTTTCACAAATAAGAAAAGAAAATGCAGAACTTCAGATTGGAAGTTATCGTCAGATAGCAGTTCAAAACAAGCAATTTATGTATTCGCGAAATCTTGAAAACAAGGAAATCATAGTTGCGATAAACAGCGAAGATAAAGATGCGGAAATTGCAAACAATTTGACAGGCAGATACAGAGACTTGCTTACAAGCGAGGAATTCACAGGAGATAATCTTACAAAACTAAAAGTTTCGCCTTTTTGGCTGCGAATCCTGAAGAAAATCTAA